One genomic window of Daphnia pulex isolate KAP4 chromosome 12, ASM2113471v1 includes the following:
- the LOC124209328 gene encoding uncharacterized protein LOC124209328 isoform X1, translated as MSLAIASPKLVRILDPNSNPIDVWVDEFSFCLGKYLCEQEAQNESDQQVNESYPSEYYSSADYIPDANEENLEYQCVPDCIQHEPLQNCLLELEEDTLAMSLVNYNPNTVYVLQSPLTALFQQDTAMCVHANLSPSNSYCMNSLPFHPQTTHLYEPQHWTVPQIPETSFEIYPESLTFNQPAESYDPHPYFPDTPFLPVGIQEEDDFQGFPLDAETDSMPEDVMMYTTENGSFFIENKLSEISAYADNNLTNWGFSHPMGHVLKNKRGLFGCFTLHSGKACYVKFTPYSIKFSSNQRGVAYVIDETGVRTCWESFKSFEQLISERDHKWEKFDRHQVIMQRPCGCGASLCFHHMSSKELWNSKSEENICIERNGLRFYSETSELKSLNIDLETYQLSSTLKHVGEQDGHIYVKSCQYRFNQIVHFNGKSLQVKFHTQTARLDINGKLSLSEY; from the exons ATGTCGTTAGCCATTGCTTCTCCTAAACTAGTCCGTATTCTTGATCCCAACTCTAATCCCATCGATGTTTGGGTGgatgaattttcattttgtttgggtAAATATTTGTGTGAACAAGAGGCGCAAAATGAAAGTGACCAGCAAGTAAATGAAAGTTATCCTTCTGAATATTATTCCTCAG CAGATTATATTCCAGATGCCAATGAGGAAAACCTTGAATATCAGTGTGTTCCTGATTGTATCCAACATGAACCACTTCAAAATTGCCTACTTGAATTAGAAGAAGACACCCTTGCCATGAGCCTCGTGAACTACAATCCAAATACCGTGTATGTCTTGCAGTCTCCTCTCACGGCTTTGTTTCAGCAAGATACTGCAATGTGTGTGCATGCAAACTTGTCACCGTCAAACAGCTACTGCATGAATAGCTTGCCATTTCATCCCCAGACAACACACCTTTACGAACCCCAACATTGGACAGTACCACAAATCCCCGAAACAAGCTTTGAAATCTACCCTGAAAGTTTGACCTTCAACCAACCTGCTGAAAGCTATGATCCTCATCCATATTTTCCTGATACACCATTTCTTCCAGTTGGcattcaagaagaagatgattttCAAGGTTTCCCTCTGGATGCCGAAACTGACTCTATGCCTGAAGATGTCATGATGTACACCACAGAAAATGgctcattttttattgaaaataagcTTTCGGAAATTTCTGCATATGCTGACAACAACTTGACGAATTGGGGATTCTCGCATCCTATGGGACATGTGCTAAAGAACAAACGAGGATTGTTCGGATGTTTCACTCTTCACTCTGGAAAGGCTTG ttatGTAAAATTTACGCCCTACTCAATCAAATTCTCGAGCAATCAACGTGGAGTCGCATATGTGATTGACGAAACTGGCGTCCGTACTTGTTGGGAATCCTTCAAGTCATTCGAGCAACTGATTTCAGAGAGAGATCACAAGTGGGAAAAGTTTGATCGACATCAAGTAATCATGCAGAGACCTTGCGGCTGTGGGGCTTCGTTGTGCTTCCATCACATGTCATCCAAAGAACTTTGGAATTCCAAGTCTGAAGAAAACATCTG CATCGAGCGAAACGGCCTGAGATTCTATTCTGAAACAAGCGAGTTAAAGAGTCTGAATATCGATTTGGAAACATATCAGCTGAGTTCAACCCTCAAACACGTCGGCGAGCAAGATGGTCATATCTACGTCAAAAGCTGCCAGTATCGTTTCAACCAGATCGTCCATTTCAACGGTAAATCACTTCAAGTGAAGTTTCATACTCAGACGGCTCGTTTAGATATTAATGGAAAATTGTCGTTGAGCGAATATTAA
- the LOC124209328 gene encoding uncharacterized protein LOC124209328 isoform X2: MSLAIASPKLVRILDPNSNPIDVWVDEFSFCLGKYLCEQEAQNESDQQVNESYPSEYYSSDYIPDANEENLEYQCVPDCIQHEPLQNCLLELEEDTLAMSLVNYNPNTVYVLQSPLTALFQQDTAMCVHANLSPSNSYCMNSLPFHPQTTHLYEPQHWTVPQIPETSFEIYPESLTFNQPAESYDPHPYFPDTPFLPVGIQEEDDFQGFPLDAETDSMPEDVMMYTTENGSFFIENKLSEISAYADNNLTNWGFSHPMGHVLKNKRGLFGCFTLHSGKACYVKFTPYSIKFSSNQRGVAYVIDETGVRTCWESFKSFEQLISERDHKWEKFDRHQVIMQRPCGCGASLCFHHMSSKELWNSKSEENICIERNGLRFYSETSELKSLNIDLETYQLSSTLKHVGEQDGHIYVKSCQYRFNQIVHFNGKSLQVKFHTQTARLDINGKLSLSEY; encoded by the exons ATGTCGTTAGCCATTGCTTCTCCTAAACTAGTCCGTATTCTTGATCCCAACTCTAATCCCATCGATGTTTGGGTGgatgaattttcattttgtttgggtAAATATTTGTGTGAACAAGAGGCGCAAAATGAAAGTGACCAGCAAGTAAATGAAAGTTATCCTTCTGAATATTATTCCTCAG ATTATATTCCAGATGCCAATGAGGAAAACCTTGAATATCAGTGTGTTCCTGATTGTATCCAACATGAACCACTTCAAAATTGCCTACTTGAATTAGAAGAAGACACCCTTGCCATGAGCCTCGTGAACTACAATCCAAATACCGTGTATGTCTTGCAGTCTCCTCTCACGGCTTTGTTTCAGCAAGATACTGCAATGTGTGTGCATGCAAACTTGTCACCGTCAAACAGCTACTGCATGAATAGCTTGCCATTTCATCCCCAGACAACACACCTTTACGAACCCCAACATTGGACAGTACCACAAATCCCCGAAACAAGCTTTGAAATCTACCCTGAAAGTTTGACCTTCAACCAACCTGCTGAAAGCTATGATCCTCATCCATATTTTCCTGATACACCATTTCTTCCAGTTGGcattcaagaagaagatgattttCAAGGTTTCCCTCTGGATGCCGAAACTGACTCTATGCCTGAAGATGTCATGATGTACACCACAGAAAATGgctcattttttattgaaaataagcTTTCGGAAATTTCTGCATATGCTGACAACAACTTGACGAATTGGGGATTCTCGCATCCTATGGGACATGTGCTAAAGAACAAACGAGGATTGTTCGGATGTTTCACTCTTCACTCTGGAAAGGCTTG ttatGTAAAATTTACGCCCTACTCAATCAAATTCTCGAGCAATCAACGTGGAGTCGCATATGTGATTGACGAAACTGGCGTCCGTACTTGTTGGGAATCCTTCAAGTCATTCGAGCAACTGATTTCAGAGAGAGATCACAAGTGGGAAAAGTTTGATCGACATCAAGTAATCATGCAGAGACCTTGCGGCTGTGGGGCTTCGTTGTGCTTCCATCACATGTCATCCAAAGAACTTTGGAATTCCAAGTCTGAAGAAAACATCTG CATCGAGCGAAACGGCCTGAGATTCTATTCTGAAACAAGCGAGTTAAAGAGTCTGAATATCGATTTGGAAACATATCAGCTGAGTTCAACCCTCAAACACGTCGGCGAGCAAGATGGTCATATCTACGTCAAAAGCTGCCAGTATCGTTTCAACCAGATCGTCCATTTCAACGGTAAATCACTTCAAGTGAAGTTTCATACTCAGACGGCTCGTTTAGATATTAATGGAAAATTGTCGTTGAGCGAATATTAA